Part of the Caldanaerobius fijiensis DSM 17918 genome is shown below.
AGGAAGAGCAAAAAACAACGGCAGCATGATTCTAAAAACGAAAGGCAGAGAGAAAATTTCTTCCTGCCTTTATTTGTTTCTAAAAAATGATTATAATAAAAGGAGGAATAAAGAAATGGTGGTGTTGGTTATGTCAAAAGCCGTGACCGATATAAAGGACGTCAAAAAAGTATCGATACCAATCGATACAATAAAGTACATTATAGAAAAACTTGAAGATGATATTATATGGGATTATGACAATATAACCGGAGAGTTAGTAATTATGAAACGTCCTGAATCATACGTAGACGCTTTAGCTGGCTTGGGTAAAGAGATGTGGGAAAAAGCCGGAGGAACAAGATATATAGAAGAGATGAGAACAGAATGGGACAGATAGATGTAGGTAAAAAAGTCGCTTTGGATACTAACTTGTTTATATATCTTATGGAGAAAAACGAAATCTATTTTTCTCCGGTTAAATCTTTGTTTGATAAAATTCAAAAAGGCCAGCTTTTCGCTGTAACTTCAGTCCTCGTATATACCGAACTGCTTTCAAAACCGTTTCAAGAAGAAAATGTGGTACTCGCAGATAAATATAGAGTATTGCTTGCTACATTTCCAAATCTAACAATTAAAGAAGTGGACAAAGATATATCGCTACTTGCTGCGAAACTACGCGCTAAATATAAGATAAAAACTCCAGATGCAATATTCATTGCAACGGGAATAGCTGAAAATGCAGATGTGTTTGTAACTAACGACGTAAGGCTAAAAAACATAGAAGAAATAGAAATCGTACTACTAGAACAGTTGTTAGATCAGAACGATGAACAGAATACAAACAAAAACAAGCAAGCAACGTTGGATCAAAAAAATCAAAAAGAGATGAAAAAAGAAGACCAAGAGTGGCTAAACGCCGATCTTGTTGAGACTCCTGAATATGATTGGGGGCCTGAAGGCCCCCCAGAAGGCAAACCGGTCAAATATATAGAAGGTGTAGGGTTAATTATCGAAGATAAAAAAACCGACGATGAAAAATAATAGAAACCTGAAAATGTCATTAAATAACATCACCAAGGTAAGAAAATAATTTTCTAAAACGAAAAGCAGAGAGAAAATTCCTTTCTGCTTTTTTCATTTTCAAGAAATTCAAGGGGAGGCTGATGGAAATGAGAGAGAAACTTCAAAAAGAGGAGGAACTTGAAATGTATAAAAACTTAATCAAAAAACTAATGAACTTCCAGGAGGCTGCCTATTACCTCTTGGAAGAGATGGAAAAGTATGATGACGAGCTCCTTTGCGACGGCTACCCGTTCAATAAGGACTTCCATGAGGTTGTGCTGGAAATAATGGATTGGGTAGAAACGTCGGAGGCAAAACTCAAGAAAGTAGCAAAAAATAAGTAAGTCTCAAAACAAAAAGGCAGGGAAATCAAACTCCCTGCCTTTTGCTGTATTAAAAATTTTAAAGGAGGAATTTGATATGAGTGTTTTCACATCGGTCAAACTGACCGAAGTTGGAAGCAGGACTGAAGGTGAGCAAAAATAACATTATTCCAAAACAAAAAGGCCGGGGAAAATTCAAACCCCTGCCTTTTTCATATTCAAATCCAAAAACGGAAAGGAGAACCTTTCATGAAAAGTATCGCATATTTCTGCGGGAAAGTCAAGTACGCAAAAAAGTTTACAAGCCTGCTCGAAACCGCGCAGGGAAAAATAGTCGTCTGCGACATCGACAACACCGTCGCAGACGTGAACGGGGTGTTGAGAAGATTGGGATACGACACAAGCGTCTATCCCAACCCGGAACTCAACGACGATTTCTGGCTGTCCTTCAAGGGTGTTGAGATACTCATGAAAGCAAAGCCGTTCGTGAATACCCTCTACATGGTTGTAGGACTTCAGAATGCCGGTGCGGAAGTGTGCTTCGCGACGGCAAGAAATAGATATCTGATGCCTGCAACGTACATCTGGCTTGCGAGAAACGGCGTTAAAAGCGATACGGTGTACTTCACACCAGATAAGTTATCCCTTGAGGGCGACGTATACGTCGAGGACGACCCCGCGCAGATCAAACGGCTTCTTTCCGCAGGTAAAACCGTGCTCATACCCGAACAGTTCTACAACAAAGGGATTGAGCACAAAAACGCAATATACTTCAATCCGCGGAAAGGAGCTGATATAAGATGAGAGACTTTTCTGATAGCAGATTGTCAATCCTCAATGTCGCGATCAAGTGCGGCATTGAGATACTGAAGCGGGCGGGCATGGATGAGTACATGGCCCGCTGTCCTTTCTGTGGGGATACGGACAACCCGCGGTACGGGCATTTGATGTTGAACATCGCAAAGGACGCCTATCACTGCGTCCGGTGCGGTGAAAAGGGGTTCGCAATAGGCCTTTATGCGAGGCTGCACGGTATTGACAACAAGCAGGCCTATCGCGAACTCATGGAAATGGACGACGAAAGCCCAAAGGTGGAAATAAAACGGGTGCCGCAAAACCCCGTTGCGAGCCTTGAAACCCGCGATAGGGTGTACAGGGCATTCCTGAGCAGGCTGAAGCTGAGCAAGGAACACTTGAAGAACCTGATTCAG
Proteins encoded:
- a CDS encoding type II toxin-antitoxin system VapC family toxin, whose amino-acid sequence is MGQIDVGKKVALDTNLFIYLMEKNEIYFSPVKSLFDKIQKGQLFAVTSVLVYTELLSKPFQEENVVLADKYRVLLATFPNLTIKEVDKDISLLAAKLRAKYKIKTPDAIFIATGIAENADVFVTNDVRLKNIEEIEIVLLEQLLDQNDEQNTNKNKQATLDQKNQKEMKKEDQEWLNADLVETPEYDWGPEGPPEGKPVKYIEGVGLIIEDKKTDDEK